The Merismopedia glauca CCAP 1448/3 DNA window CTAACTGAATTTGTTCTGCTACTTGTTTATAACCTAGTAAAACAGCTAAATATTTAATCCCCTGAGAAATACTTTGGATTAGTAGCAACAGCAAACCGATAGGAATCATAGTTTTAATCGGGGCGCGAGGTAACCCTTGAGCATCTGGAGAAATTTCCCAAGTACCCCAAGTACCATCTGGTTGATATCCCCAAGATTGTAAAACTGGATTTAAGGTAACCCAAATCCCGATCGCACAAAAGGGAATTAGGAAGAGAACTGTACCCCAAAAATCGACGATGGCTCGCTGTTTTTCAGTGAAATGAGCGTAGAAAAAATCAACTCGTACATTTTCCCCATGTTTGAGGATATAAGGAAATCCCAGCAAAAAAACTAAGGAAAATAAATACCACTGAAGTTCGTTTAAAGCATTAGATGATAATTGTACGCCGAGATATCGCCCGACAAAACGAACCATCACGTTATAGAAACCGACTCCAACTGTTAACAAAACTAGCCAGTTAATCAGCCATCCTAGCTGTTCGGTGAAGAAATCGATCGCGCTAGAAACCTTGAGAAGCGATCGCATCTGGGGAAATTTCTGTTGCATGACGCTATTCGCCAGAGATAGGTGAAATAAATACCATATCCTAACTCGCGATCGTCTGGGAAAATCTGAGATCAAATCAGTTGAGGCGATCGCTGATGTCATAAAATAAGGAAGATTAAG harbors:
- a CDS encoding TRAP transporter small permease subunit produces the protein MTSAIASTDLISDFPRRSRVRIWYLFHLSLANSVMQQKFPQMRSLLKVSSAIDFFTEQLGWLINWLVLLTVGVGFYNVMVRFVGRYLGVQLSSNALNELQWYLFSLVFLLGFPYILKHGENVRVDFFYAHFTEKQRAIVDFWGTVLFLIPFCAIGIWVTLNPVLQSWGYQPDGTWGTWEISPDAQGLPRAPIKTMIPIGLLLLLIQSISQGIKYLAVLLGYKQVAEQIQLETSEHINPE